GAAAGTGGTCAATTGCAGAACGTGCAGGTTCTGCTGGCCCAGCTCGAACAGATGAACCCTGACGACCCGTCTCTGCAGCAGGGCCTCTGAGCGACTTCTGACAGCATCCTCGACACATCGCGCAAGAAATTCGGAACCGCCATCTCGGCAAAGGGTCAAGTAAACAGGCAGCCCACAAAGGCGTACACCTCCCGCTGCCTCGTTTCCCCTAGTTATGAGAGGGCATTTTTTGTCTACATCGAACGAGTTGATCAGCGCAAAAGCCGCCACGGGCATCGAAGGTCTGGACGACATTCTGGCCGGTGGTTTGTCTCGTGGTCATGTTTTCCTGCTGGAGGGCGAGCCCGGCACAGGTAAAACCACAGTCGCGTTGCATTTTCTTCTCGCGGGAGCCCGTGCCGGCGAACGCTGTTTGTACATCACCCTCTCCGAAACCGAGCGCGAACTGCGCCAAGGTGCGCTCTCACACGGCTGGGAATTGAACGACAACATCGAGATTTTCGAGCTGACACCACCGGAAAGCCTGCTCAACGCCGAGCATCAACAGAGCCTGCTGTACTCCTCTGATCTGGAGCTGGGCGAAGCCACCAAGCAGATTTTCGAGGTGGTCGAGCGATTCAAACCGACCCGGGTGGTGCTCGACAGCCTGTCGGAGATCCGCCTGCTGGCGCAAAGCTCCCTGCGTTATCGCCGGCAGATCCTGGCGATCAAGCACTACTTCGTACGGTATGACGCGACGGTACTGCTGCTGGATGACCTGACGACAGAGTCCCTCGACAAGACCGTGCACAGCGTGGCTCACGGTGTCATCCGCCTGGAAGAGCTGACCCCCAATTACGGCGCCGAACGCCGACGTGTACGGGTGATCAAGTATCGCGGCCAGAAATATCGCGGCGGCTTTCATGACTTCACCATCATGGGTGATGGCGTACACGTCTTTCCGCGTCTGGTGGCGGCCGAACATCGCGGCGATTACCCGCGCCTGCAATTGACCAGCGGCATCAACGAAATGGACGCGCTGCTGGGCGGCGGGATCGAAACCGGCTCCAGCACGTTGATTCTCGGCCCGGCCGGCACCGGTAAATCGCTGATATCGATGATCTTCGCTTCCGCCGCAGTGATTCGCGGCGAAAAAGCGGCGCTGTTCATTTTCGATGAAGAGCTCGGCCTGCTGTTCGAACGCATGAAGAACATCGGCATCGACCTCAAGGCCCTGCAAGCCACCGGCAATCTGTTGATCGAACAAGTAGACGCTGCCGAGTTGTCACCCGGCGAGTTCTCCCATCGGGTACGGCGCTGCGTCGATGAGGGCGACATCAAGACCGTGGTGATCGACAGCATCAACGGCTATCAGGCTGCGATGCCGGAAGAAAATGCGCTGGTCCTGCACATGCATGAACTGCTGCTGTACCTGAACCGCAAAGGTGCCGCGACCTTCATGACCGTCGCCCAGCACGGTCTGGTCGGCGACATGCAGGCTCCGGTGGACATCACGTATCTGGCCGACACGGTCATCCTGTTGCGCTACTTCGAAGCCCTCGGCAAGGTGCGTCGGGCGATTTCGATCATCAAGAAACGCACCGGCAGCCACGAATCAACCATCCGCGAATACCGAATTTCTCCTCAGGGCATGACCATCGGCGAACCGCTGGAAGCCTTCCAGGGCGTATTGCGCGGCGTGCCGACGTATCTCGGTGCGAGCAATCCGCTGCTCAAGGAAGACAACTTGTGACCGTCACCGTCCCGCTGTCCGAACGGGCGCTGATCCTCGCGCCCCTGGGTCGCGACAGCCAGATCGCGCTGATGATCCTCAACGAGGCCGGTTACGGCGGCCTCATCACTTCCGGGCTGGGGAATCTGTGCGCCGAACTGGAACCCGGCGCCGGTCTGCTGCTGATCGCCGCCGAAGCCCTGAATGGCCCGGAACTCGAGGGTCTGTTGCTGTACCTGGAGCAGCAACCGGCGTGGTCTGACTTGCCGATCGTCTTGCTCACCCATCACGGCGGATCCGAACAGGGCCCTTCTTCGCGTCTCAGTGAATTACTGGGCAACGTGACATTCCTTGAGCGCCCTTTCCATCCGGCGACCTTGATCAGCCTCGTCACAACTGCCCTGCGTGGGCGACGACGACAGTACGAAGCTCGCGATCGCCTGATCGATCTGAGCGAAAGCGAGCGGCGCCTGCAATCAACCCTCGAAACCCTTGAGCAACAAGTCGAGGAACGCACGGCGCAACTGCGGCACAACGAAGAAGCGCTGCGCCAGTCGCAGAAAATGGAGGCGGTCGGCCAGCTCACCGGTGGTATCGCCCACGACTTCAACAATATGCTGACCGGGATCATCGGTAGCCTGGAACTGCTGCGCCGGCGACTGGCTCGTGGACGGACTGAAGATCTCGACAGCCTGATCGATCTGGGCGTGACGTCAGCCAACCGCGCGGCCGGCCTGACTCACCGTTTGCTGGCGTTTTCCAGGCGGCAGTCGCTGGACTCCAAAGCTGTTCAGATGAATGAGCTGGTGCAATCGATGGGCGAACTGCTGCAGCGCAGCCTAAACGAAAGCATCCAGTTGGACATGCGTCTGCACGAGCAGTTGTGGGTGGCCAAGGCCGATCCCAATCAACTGGAAAGCGCCCTGCTCAACCTGGTGATCAATGCCCGCGACGCGATGCCCGATGGCGGCAATCTTGTAGTCGAAACCGGTAATCAGGTACTGGATCGCGATTTCACCGCGACCTACAGCAATCTGTCGCCCGGTGATTACGTGGTGTTGAGCGTAATGGACAACGGCTGCGGCATGCCGCAGAGCGTGATCAACCGAGCATTCGATCCATTTTTCACCACCAAACCCATCGGCCAGGGCACAGGTTTGGGTCTGTCGATGATCTATGGTTTCAGCAAGCAATCCGGTGGGCATGTGTCCATCGAAAGCGAAATCGATCAAGGCACCACGGTGAAACTCTATCTGCCGCGTTTCCAGGGCGAGCCCCTGCCCCACACCCCGGTGGACACGGAACAGGCACCGGATGCCGTGGAAGGCGAAACCGTATTGATCGTCGAAGACGACCCGGCCGTGCGCGTGCTGGTCAGCGCGGTATTGAGTGAGTTGGGTTATGGATTTGTCGAAGCCAGTGACGCCGACGGCGCGGTGCCGATCCTGGACTCGACACAGCGCATTGATCTGCTGATCAGCGATGTCGGACTGC
The sequence above is a segment of the Pseudomonas sp. HS6 genome. Coding sequences within it:
- a CDS encoding ATPase domain-containing protein, with the protein product MSTSNELISAKAATGIEGLDDILAGGLSRGHVFLLEGEPGTGKTTVALHFLLAGARAGERCLYITLSETERELRQGALSHGWELNDNIEIFELTPPESLLNAEHQQSLLYSSDLELGEATKQIFEVVERFKPTRVVLDSLSEIRLLAQSSLRYRRQILAIKHYFVRYDATVLLLDDLTTESLDKTVHSVAHGVIRLEELTPNYGAERRRVRVIKYRGQKYRGGFHDFTIMGDGVHVFPRLVAAEHRGDYPRLQLTSGINEMDALLGGGIETGSSTLILGPAGTGKSLISMIFASAAVIRGEKAALFIFDEELGLLFERMKNIGIDLKALQATGNLLIEQVDAAELSPGEFSHRVRRCVDEGDIKTVVIDSINGYQAAMPEENALVLHMHELLLYLNRKGAATFMTVAQHGLVGDMQAPVDITYLADTVILLRYFEALGKVRRAISIIKKRTGSHESTIREYRISPQGMTIGEPLEAFQGVLRGVPTYLGASNPLLKEDNL
- a CDS encoding ATP-binding protein is translated as MTVTVPLSERALILAPLGRDSQIALMILNEAGYGGLITSGLGNLCAELEPGAGLLLIAAEALNGPELEGLLLYLEQQPAWSDLPIVLLTHHGGSEQGPSSRLSELLGNVTFLERPFHPATLISLVTTALRGRRRQYEARDRLIDLSESERRLQSTLETLEQQVEERTAQLRHNEEALRQSQKMEAVGQLTGGIAHDFNNMLTGIIGSLELLRRRLARGRTEDLDSLIDLGVTSANRAAGLTHRLLAFSRRQSLDSKAVQMNELVQSMGELLQRSLNESIQLDMRLHEQLWVAKADPNQLESALLNLVINARDAMPDGGNLVVETGNQVLDRDFTATYSNLSPGDYVVLSVMDNGCGMPQSVINRAFDPFFTTKPIGQGTGLGLSMIYGFSKQSGGHVSIESEIDQGTTVKLYLPRFQGEPLPHTPVDTEQAPDAVEGETVLIVEDDPAVRVLVSAVLSELGYGFVEASDADGAVPILDSTQRIDLLISDVGLPGMNGRQLAEIGRQYRPELKVLFITGYAEHAAVRGGFLDPGMQMITKPFTFDLLTAKVREMIKS